Genomic window (Pseudomonas sp. MM211):
CTCGCCGCTGAGCAGGAAGGCTGCAGTGATCCCCGGAGCCAGGCGGTTGTCGCTGCTGGTGTCGACCAGGTCGCGGCTCTGGCTGAAGTACAGCACCAGGCCATCGCTCAGCACCTGCACCTGTTGCTCGCCATCGAGCACCGGCTGCTCGCCCGGTAGCTCGCGCTGGAAATGCAGGTTACCGCCCAGAGTATGGGCGACGTCGCTGAGCTGGCCGCAGGTGAAGACCGTCATGGCGGGCTCCGATGGAAGTTTGCTTGTGGCTAAGTTTTCCTTGTTTTCACCTAAGCGGGCAAGCTTGTTCGGAATTATTCTCATGTGCAATGTATTTGCAGCCTCCCGGGCTGCATCAGGATCGCTCAGAGGAATACTGCGGCAATGGGTTTGTTCATTACGGAAACGGCCGTGGTCGAGGCCGTCTTCGCAGACGACGTCAGCCTCGACGACATTCGCGATTGGTTGGTGCATATCGAGCGCCTGATCGCTCGCCGGCAGCCGTTCTACTTCATCTCCAGCACCCAGGCCGGTGCCATTCTGGCCGAGGGTTATCGCGCCGTGCAGGGCGCTTGGTACAAACGCCACAAGGCGAATTTCCAGACCTGCTGCCGTGGGCTGGTGCGTATCGCCGCTGACGCCGAAGAGCGCCAGCGCCTAGATACCCCGGCGCTCCACGCCGCCTGGGGCGTGCCTTATTTCGTGACCCTGCAACGTGAGCAGGGTTTTCAATGGATCGCCGAGCGCATGGTGAGCGATGCAACAGTCCAATGACTTCACGCCGGTAACGCGGCTGAGCCTGGCGGTCATCGTCGTGCTCTACCTGGCTCACGCGTTACCGCTGTATTTCTTCAACGTGGCGCTGCCTGCCATCCTGCGCAGCCAAGGCGTCGATCTGCGCTGGATCGGCATGCTTGCCCTGCTGTACATCCCCTGGGCCTTCAAGTTTCTTTGGGCGCCGCTGGTCGACCGCTACTACCTGCATGCACTCGGCCGGCGCCGCACCTGGCTGTGGCTGACCCAGGCGGCGCTGGTGGTCGGCCTGCTGGCTTTGGCGGTGACCGGGCTGGAACACGGCCTGCTGCTGTTCGTGCTGATCGGCCTGTGGATATCTACCTTCGCCGCGACTCAGGACATCGCCATCGACGGCTATACGGTCGAGTCGCTGGCAACCGAGGAGCACCGCCTGGGCAGCATGGCGCAGAGCATGGGCGTGGCGCTGGGCAGCATGCTCGGCGGTGCCGGCGTGCTCTGGCTGTATCAGGCCGCTGGCTGGCAGATCGCGCTGCTGACACTGGCAGCGATGGCCGCACTGCCCATGCTGGCAGTGGCACGCGTCGAAGAACGTCATTCGCCGGCCGCCGAGCGACCCAGCTTCATCCACACGTTCCGACGCCCGGAAATGCGCTGGGCGCTGTTGCTGATCCTGCTCTACCGGGCGGTCGAAGCGCCGGCCATGGCCATGCTCACGCCGCTGCTGGTGCACCAGCAGTGGTCGCTGGCGCAGATCGGTGTGCTGATGTCGGTGGCCGGTGCCAGCATCGGCCTGTTGGCGGCGGTGCTGACCGCCAGGGCGCTGAAGAACCAGGCGCCCGAGGTGTTGCTGATTCGCGCCGGCTGGTGGCGCAGCGGCATCTACCTGCTGCTCGCCGCGTTGCTGGCCAGCGGCCTGGCTGCCACCTCAACGCCCTGGCTCGGCCTGGTGGTGCTGGCCACTCTGGCACTGCGCTACATGGCGATGACCAGCCTCTATGCACTGTTCATGCGCCTGTGTTCGCGCCAGCAGGCCGGTACCGACTTCACCGTGCTGGTGTGCTTCGAGTTGCTGGTGTTCTTCATCGGCGGCTCGCTGTCCGGGTTCCTGGCCAAGGGGCTGGGTTACGAAACCTATTACCTGCTGCTGGGGGGCCTGTCGGTGCTCAGCATGCTGGTCTGCAAACCGCTCATCAAAAAACTCTCTTCCGGCTTCGCTTCGTAACTTATCCACAGGGGAACATCATGCGGCATCTTTCGGCATCCATGCAGGTCACGCTTTTGAGTCTGGCGGTCAGTGCCCCGGTGTTCGCGCAGAGTGGCGAGCGCAGGGGAGCCGGCGGCGGTCAGATCCAGGAACTGGGGCCAATGGTGGTGACGGCCACGCGTTCGGCCAAGAGCATTGCCGAGATCGCCGGCACGGTTTATGGCATCGAGCGTGAGCAAATCGCCGAGCAGGCGTCGGCTGGCCGTTCCACTGCCGATATCCTCGGCCAGTTGGTGCCGTCGTTGGCACCGAGCAGCGGCACCACCAGCAACTACGGCATGACCATGCGTGGGCGTACCGTACAGGTGATGATCGACGGTGTACCGCTGACCGGCTCCCGTGACGGTTCGCGCCAGCTCAATAGCATCAGCCCGGCGATGATCGAGCGCATCGAAGTGATCTCCGGTGCCACCAGCATCTACGGCGCGGGCGCCACTGGCGGCCTGATCAACATCATCACCCGCAACGCCGACGACGAAACCAGCGACTTCAGCAGCCGTATCGGCCTGCGCACCCCGGGTCGCGCCGCCCGTGACGCCATGGCCTACGAGGCTTCGCAGACCGCCGCCTTCCACCAGGGCGCGGTTAGCGGCTTCGCCGGCTTGAGCTACACCAAGCAGGGCGAGATCCGCGATGCCGATGGCGAGCGCGTCGGCCCGGAAATCGCTCAGACCGACCGCCAGGACACCACCAGCTTCGACTTCAACGGGCGCCTGACCTGGCACCTCGATGACGACCAGCAACTGAGCGGCGGCGTGCGCTATTACGACGATGAACAGGACAGCGACTACGGCCCGGACTACGGCCCCAATCTATCTGCCTTGCTGGTGCCCAACTATCAGCCCAGCCATGAAGCGGTGGACGGCCTGCAGCTCGACGACCAGCCACGCACCCGCCATTACGGCGCCAACCTGCAGTACCTCAACCGCGACCTGTTTGGCGGCCAGCAACTGACGGCCGAGGTCTACTACCGCAAGGAGAAGTCGCGCTGGTTCCCCTTTGCCAGTCGTGCAGCGAATGCCGCGTTGCCCGGTGGGGTTGCCAACGTGGTGCTGCAATCGAGCACCGATATCGACGTGTGGGGCCTGCGCACCGCGTTGCAGAAGGGCTTCACCTTGGGCGGACGCGACCTGCAATTGACCTACGGCCTCGATCACGAGCGTGAGCAGGACCGTCAGGACGGTCAGTTCTACGACTTCAACCGCTTCTTCGCCAGCAATGGCCTGAATTACCGGGACACCTATCGCTCGTCCATGGGCCCAGATGTCGAGGTGAGCAAGACCGGCCTTTTCCTGCAGGGCGACTACCAACTGACCGAGCGCCTGAGCCTGCAGGCCGGGGTGCGCCGCGAAACCATCCGCAACGAGGTGGACGATTCCATACCCTACGGCGAGGCGGTCACCGCTGCCAGCGTGGCTGGCTACCAGGCTCGTACCCTCGAGGGTGGCAACGTGCGCCACAGCGAAACCCTGTTCAACCTCGGCGCCGTGTATGCGCTGACCGATGCCCAGCAGTTGTTCGCCAACTTCTCCCAGGGCTTCAGCCTGCCCGACACCCAGCGCATGCTGCGTGACGTGCCGGCCAACTTCGTGATCGATAGCAGCAGCATCGACTCGATCAAGGTGAACAACTACGAGCTGGGCTGGCGCATCGGCGAAGCCGGCGGCGTGAATGCCGGGGTGACCGCGTTCTACAACACCTCCGACAAGGTGGTGCAGTTCAACCGCGATTTCAGCGTATCGGTAGCCGACACTGACGAACGCGTGTGGGGCGCCGAGGGCAACCTGCAGGTGCCCGTCACCGAGCGCTGGATCCTGGGCGGCACCCTGGCCTACACCCGTGGCCAGTACAAGGACGCTGCCGGCGACTGGCGTGAACTGAACGCCTTCCGCGTCTCGCCGCTCAAGGCCACCCTCTACAGTGACTGGCGCTTCGCCGACGGCTACGGCGTACGTCTGCAGACGCTTACCGTGGGGGGCAGCGACCGCGCCTACGACGATGCCCAGGCCGCCGCGATCAGCCCGACCATTCGCGCCACGCCGGCGACGAAGATCCAGGGCTACACCGTGGTCGACCTGATCGCCCACGCGCCCTGGCTTGGCGGCGAGGTCGGCTTCGGCGTCTACAACCTGGCCGATCGCGATTACAAGACCGTCTACGGCCAGCAGGCGGCAGCCACTTACGGCGCTATCTCCAGCCTGCCGGCGCAGGGCCGTACCTTCGGCCTCAGCTACTCGGTGGCGTACTGATCGTTCAGGGCTGGTAGTCCAGCGAGCGCTTCGACGACTCCGGTAGCGATAGGCCGCCTGCCAGAGCCAGCAGGGCGATGGCGATCAGGTAGAAAGCCGGCGACATGCGGTTGCCGGTCACCTCGATCAGCCAGGTAGCGACCAACGGTGCCGTACCGCCGAATATCGTGTAGGCCAGGTTGTAGGTGAACGCCGACGCGGTGTAGCGCACGCGGGTGGGGAACTGCTCGGAGAGCAATACGGCGGTCACCACGCCGCAGATCACCGCGCCGACGGCCAGCAGCATGGCGCCGATGGCCGAAGCCAGCAGGGTGCCGGATGCGGCCAGGGTGAAGGCCGGATAGACCGCGACGATCAACGCCACCCCGGCGGTGAGGATGGTGCGGCGACGGCCGACGCGATCCGAATAGCGACCCACGAAGGGACACAGCAGCGCGGCGAATAGCAGCGCCATCAGGCTGGCGAGCAGAGCCGTTGGCCGCGCTGCGCCGCCGACCACCTGCATGTAAGTGGTCAGGTAGGTGGTGAACATGTAGAACGACAGCGCCGTGGCGGAGATGAACGCCGACAGGCACAGCACGGTGGCGCCGTGCTCACGCAAGGTTTCGCGCAGTGGCGAGTGCTCCGGGTGCGCTTGCGCGGCGAGGGCCTGGAAGGCGGGCGATTCGTCCAGACGCAGGCGCATGTACAAACCGACCAGGCCCAGTGGTGCGGCGATCAGAAAGGGCACACGCCAGCCCCAGGCCTGCATCTGCGTTTCGTCCAGCCACAGGCCCAGGCCGAACACCAGGCCCGCCGCACAGGCGAAGGCCGCGAAGGTGGAGACGGGTACGAAGCTGCCATAACGGGCCTTCTGTTCGGTCGGCGCGTGCTCCATGACGAAGGCACAGGCGCCCGCGTATTCGCCGCCCGCAGAGAAGCCCTGCAGGCAGCGCGCCAGGGCCAGCAGCAGCGGCGCGACCAGGCCGATGCTGGCATAGGTGGGCAGCAGGCCGATCAGGGTGGTGGCACCGGCCATCAGCAGCACGGTGATCGACAGCACGCGCTTGCGGCCGATGCGGTCACCCAGAATGCCGAACACGATGCCGCCCAGCGGGCGCAGCGCGAAGGACACGGCGAACACCGCGAAGGTCTGTAGCAGCGCCAGGGCCGGGTCGCCCTGTGGAAAGAACAGCGCGGCGATGGTCACGGCCAGGAAACCGTATACCGCGAAGTCGAACCACTCGACGAAGTTGCCGATGGCCGAGGCGGCGATCACTTTGCGCAGAACGCCAAGATCGACGTGCGTCGCCGGTTGTGGATAAGTGGTCACGCTCATGGCTGCCTCCGCGCAGTTGCTCCAACGTGCGAACGCGCCTGGCCCGGGCCTTTGCGTCCATCTGTGGATAACTTACGTGGCTCGGTGACTATGGCGGGATTCGAGTGCGACCTGGGGGTAGTCGTGAGCGACAGGGTTTTCGCGCAAGCGCCTTGAGGCGGTCAAATCATTGCGCTCCCGGCGCGATCGCTGGTGGATAAGCTTCGCGTTATCCACCCTACGGGTTGCATCCGAAGCGCAAACCGTAGCCTGGGTTGAGCGAAGCGATACCCGGGAGAGGCGCTGCTCTACAACGCTACCGATCCGGATACAAAAAAGCCGACCCTGAGGTCGGCTTTCTCTTTACAGCGCAGAGCTGGCCGGCGCCGTAGCGCCGAGCCGTTTCTTACAGCGCGTCGCGGCTGCTGGCGCCATCCACCAGACGGGCTATGCCCAGCGGGTTGGCGTTCTTCAGTGCGTCGGGCAGCAGCGCGTCCGGGCAGTTCTGATAGCAGACCGGGCGCAGGAAGCGATCGATGGCCAGGGTGCCGACCGACGTACCGCGAGCGTCGGAAGTCGCCGGGTACGGGCCGCCGTGAACCATGGAATCACAGACTTCCACGCCAGTCGGGTAACCGTTGAACAGCACGCGACCGACTTTCTGCTCGAGCAGCGCGAACAGCTCTTCGCTACCAGCCAGATCACCTGGCTCGGTGAGCAGGGTAGCGGTCAGCTGACCGTGCAGACCATTGATGGCCGCCAGCAGCTCGGTCTTGTCAGCCACTTCGACGACGATGGTGGTCGGGCCGAAGACTTCTTCCTGCAGCAGTTCGTCGCCGTTCAGCAGCAGGCTGACGTCGGCTTTGAACAGTTGCGGACGAGCCTGGTTACCTTCCTGCTTGGCGCCGGTCAGGTGCGTGATGCCGGAGTGCGCGTTGAGCGCTTCCAGGCCTTTCACGTAGCTCTTCAGGGTGCCGGCGTTGAGCATGGTTTGCGGCTGCTGCTCGGCCATCTTGGCGGTGAAGCTTTCCAGGAAGGCGCTGAACTCAGGCGAACGAACACCGATCACCAGGCCTGGGTTGGTGCAGAACTGACCGCAGCCCATGACCACCGAACCTGCCAGCTCGCCAGCGATCTTCTCGCCACGGGCCTTGATGGCTTCCGGCAGCAGGATAACCGGGTTGATGCTGCTCATCTCGGCGAACACCGGGATTGGTTGCGGGCGTGCTGCAGCCATGTCGCACAGAGCGCGACCGCCTTTCAGCGAACCGGTGAAGCCGACAGCCAGGATGGCCGGGTGCTTGACCAGGGTCTCGCCCACGCCACTGCCGTAGATCATGTTGAACACACCCTTCGGCGCGCCGGTTTTCTCGGCTGCGCGCAGGATGGCTTCGCCGACGAATGCAGCAGTCGCCATGTGGCCGCTGTGGGCCTTGAACACGACAGGGCAACCAGCGGCCAGCGCGGAAGCGGTGTCACCGCCAGCGGTGGAGAAGGCCAGCGGGAAGTTGCTGGCGCCGAACACGGCAACCGGGCCGAGGCCGATACGGTACTGACGCAGATCCGGGCGTGGCAGCGGCTGGCGATCTGGCAGAGCACGGTCGATGCGCGCGCCAAAGAAGTCGCCGCGACGCAGCACTTTGGCGAACAGGCGCATCTGGCCGCTGGTACGGCCACGCTCGCCCTGGATACGGGCGGTAGGCAGTGCGGTTTCACGGGTAACGGTGGCGACGAAGTCGTCACCCAGGGCGTCCAGCTCGTCAGCGATGGCGTCGAGGAAGTCGGCGCGCTTGGCGGCAGACAGGCTGCGGTAAGCGGGGTAGGCGGTAGCGGCGGCTTTGGCAGCAGCATCGACTTCTTCAGGAGTAGCCTGGATGAAGTCGTAGGAAAGGGCTTCGCCAGTGGTGGCGTCGTGACTCTTGTGAACTACGGAGCCGGCTGCGCTGTACGCGCCGCCGATGATGTTGTGGCCGATGGTAGCGGGCATTGTTAGCTCCTGTTGGTGACGTATGAACACGTACGGAAAGGCTTTGATTGTACGATGTCTGATAAGTTGCGCAAGTCTGCGTTGACCCGGCCCGCGTCGCGGGCCGGGCCAGAGCCTCAGAACAGCTGCTTCGGCAGCCAGGTGGCGATACCGGGCATGGCCAGGATCAGTAAAAACAGCAGCAGCTGGATGGCGATGAAGGGCAGCACGCCGCGGTACATAACGCCATAACCGTAACCCGGCGGGGCGATGGACTTGAGGTAGAACACCGAAGGCGCCAGAGGCGGTGTCAGGTAGCAGGTCTGCACCACCACCATGAACATCACCGCGAACCACACCGGGTCGATACCGGCGGCCTTCACCAGCGGTGTAAAGATCGGCACGAAGATCAGCACCAGAGAAATCCAGTCCAGCACCATACCGGCGAAGAACACCATCAGCATCAGGATGAGGATCAGGACGTAGGGACTGAAATTCATCTCCTCCATGAAGTCGCCGATCAACCAGCCACCGCCGCTGGCGGCGAAGATGGCGGTGAACATGATTCCGCCGGCGACGATCAGCATGATCATTGAGGTGATCTTGATGGTACTGATCAGCGCCTCGATCAGCCGCGAGAGGGTCAGCTCGCGGAACCAGATGGCCAGCATGGCAGCACCAAAGGCACCCACGGCGGCCGACTCGGTGGGCGAGGCGATACCGGCGAGCATCGAACCGAGCACGGCAGCGATCAGCAACAGCGGCGGGATCAGCGCGCTGATGGTGATCTTCAGCTTCTCGCCCAGTGGCGTGGCCTTCATCTCAGGCACCGCCGGCGCCAGTGAGGGCTTCAGCCAGCAGACGATGATGATGTAGAGCAGGAACAGGCCCAGCATCAACAGCCCTGGGAACAGCGTGGCGGCGAACAATTGGCCGATCGATAGCTGCGCCATCGAGGCATACACGACGACGATCACCGACGGCGGGATGATCGCCCCCAGCGAGCCGCCGCCGCAGATGGTGCCGGAGATCAGCGCGCGGTCGTACTTGTATTTGGACATGGCCGGAATAGCCATCATGCCCACCACGATCTCCACCGCGCCGACCACGCCGGAGCTGGCAGCGAAGATGCCGCACATCAGCATCGAGGAAATCGCCAGGCCGCCGGAGAAGCCGCCGAGCCATAGCTGCAGCGCATTGAACAGGCGCTGTGCCAGGCCGGTACGTTCGAGGATCGCGCCCATCAGCACGAACAGTGGGATCGCCGACAGGGCGAAGTTGGTCGATGCCTGCAGCAGCGAGCCGTACATTTGCTGAAGGATGTTGTCGCCGAACAGGAACATGCCGAACAGGAACGACACGCTGATCAGCGAGAAGGACACCGGAATGCCGAGGAAGATGAACAGGAACAGCAGGGCGAACATCAGTACAGGTATGTATTCCATCATCGGTCAGTGTTCCTTGGTGCCGGGCTGCTTGCGATTGCCGATGAACAGCACGGCATCGACGATGAGCTGATAGGTCAGGCCGGCGAGGCCAACCGCCAATGCCAGGTAGAACGGCCACATGACGGGCGCCCAGGGGCTGACGTGCTCGACCTCGCCAGAGACGAAGGCGTGCCAGGCGCGCCGGCTGGCGACGAAGGTCAGGCCACCGATGGTGGGTACCAGCACCAGCAGGTAGAAGGCCGCATTGAGCCAGCGCTGGGCGGCGGGCTTGAGCCGCGAGGAAAGGAAGTCGACACGGACATGGGTTTCTTCCTTCAGCGCGTAGGCGCAGCCGAGCAGAAAGATGCAGCCATTGAGCATGTAGGAAATATCGAAGGCCCAGAGCGTCGGGCTATTGAGGGCATAGCGGGCGAAGACCTCGTAGATCATCACCAGCACCATGATCAACGCCATGCTCGAGGCCACGGCGAGCAGAATCTGCGCCGGCCAGTTGTACCATTTGGTGTTCATAACGCCTCCTGTGACCGGCCACCTGGGTGGCCGGTCTTGTCTCGTCAGGGCGCGTCTAAAAACCTGGAGCAGGCAGAACACGGCGAAAACAGGCGAAAAAGCAGATCTACTGGCTGTAAATCAGCATTTTCAGCGTGCTGTTAACGCAGTCATGCCCAAGCAGGTGGTTTTTAGAGGTGCCAGTCGTGCGGCTTAGTGTCTGTAGAGATAGGAGGAGTTTTCCGACCAGCGCTGCAGGTAGTCGCTGTAGTCCTTGAAGATGGCCTTGGCGTCGATGTCGTCGGCCTTGCGTGCTTCCAGCTTGTCGGCGATCAGCTTGTTACCGCGCTGAGCCAGGTCGTCGGTGATGCTCTTGTCCAGCTCGATGATCTCGATGCCGGCCTTGCGGTAGGTCTGCATGGCCTTCATGTCGCTGTCGAGGAAGTGGAAGTAGCTTTGCATCGTGGTCAGCTTGGCGGCCTCTTCCAGCTTGGCGCGGGTCTTCTCGTCGATGGCGTTCCAGTTCTCCTCGGTCATGAAGAACTCCCAGACGAACGACGGCTGATGCACGCCGGGGGTGAGCAGGTAAGGCGCCACTTCATGGAAGCCTTCGGTCAGGTTGGCACCTGGCGTCGCCCACTCGACGGCATCCACGCCCTTGCGTTGCAGCAGGGTGT
Coding sequences:
- a CDS encoding MFS transporter — encoded protein: MQQSNDFTPVTRLSLAVIVVLYLAHALPLYFFNVALPAILRSQGVDLRWIGMLALLYIPWAFKFLWAPLVDRYYLHALGRRRTWLWLTQAALVVGLLALAVTGLEHGLLLFVLIGLWISTFAATQDIAIDGYTVESLATEEHRLGSMAQSMGVALGSMLGGAGVLWLYQAAGWQIALLTLAAMAALPMLAVARVEERHSPAAERPSFIHTFRRPEMRWALLLILLYRAVEAPAMAMLTPLLVHQQWSLAQIGVLMSVAGASIGLLAAVLTARALKNQAPEVLLIRAGWWRSGIYLLLAALLASGLAATSTPWLGLVVLATLALRYMAMTSLYALFMRLCSRQQAGTDFTVLVCFELLVFFIGGSLSGFLAKGLGYETYYLLLGGLSVLSMLVCKPLIKKLSSGFAS
- a CDS encoding TonB-dependent receptor gives rise to the protein MRHLSASMQVTLLSLAVSAPVFAQSGERRGAGGGQIQELGPMVVTATRSAKSIAEIAGTVYGIEREQIAEQASAGRSTADILGQLVPSLAPSSGTTSNYGMTMRGRTVQVMIDGVPLTGSRDGSRQLNSISPAMIERIEVISGATSIYGAGATGGLINIITRNADDETSDFSSRIGLRTPGRAARDAMAYEASQTAAFHQGAVSGFAGLSYTKQGEIRDADGERVGPEIAQTDRQDTTSFDFNGRLTWHLDDDQQLSGGVRYYDDEQDSDYGPDYGPNLSALLVPNYQPSHEAVDGLQLDDQPRTRHYGANLQYLNRDLFGGQQLTAEVYYRKEKSRWFPFASRAANAALPGGVANVVLQSSTDIDVWGLRTALQKGFTLGGRDLQLTYGLDHEREQDRQDGQFYDFNRFFASNGLNYRDTYRSSMGPDVEVSKTGLFLQGDYQLTERLSLQAGVRRETIRNEVDDSIPYGEAVTAASVAGYQARTLEGGNVRHSETLFNLGAVYALTDAQQLFANFSQGFSLPDTQRMLRDVPANFVIDSSSIDSIKVNNYELGWRIGEAGGVNAGVTAFYNTSDKVVQFNRDFSVSVADTDERVWGAEGNLQVPVTERWILGGTLAYTRGQYKDAAGDWRELNAFRVSPLKATLYSDWRFADGYGVRLQTLTVGGSDRAYDDAQAAAISPTIRATPATKIQGYTVVDLIAHAPWLGGEVGFGVYNLADRDYKTVYGQQAAATYGAISSLPAQGRTFGLSYSVAY
- a CDS encoding MFS transporter, which encodes MSVTTYPQPATHVDLGVLRKVIAASAIGNFVEWFDFAVYGFLAVTIAALFFPQGDPALALLQTFAVFAVSFALRPLGGIVFGILGDRIGRKRVLSITVLLMAGATTLIGLLPTYASIGLVAPLLLALARCLQGFSAGGEYAGACAFVMEHAPTEQKARYGSFVPVSTFAAFACAAGLVFGLGLWLDETQMQAWGWRVPFLIAAPLGLVGLYMRLRLDESPAFQALAAQAHPEHSPLRETLREHGATVLCLSAFISATALSFYMFTTYLTTYMQVVGGAARPTALLASLMALLFAALLCPFVGRYSDRVGRRRTILTAGVALIVAVYPAFTLAASGTLLASAIGAMLLAVGAVICGVVTAVLLSEQFPTRVRYTASAFTYNLAYTIFGGTAPLVATWLIEVTGNRMSPAFYLIAIALLALAGGLSLPESSKRSLDYQP
- a CDS encoding aldehyde dehydrogenase (NADP(+)) yields the protein MPATIGHNIIGGAYSAAGSVVHKSHDATTGEALSYDFIQATPEEVDAAAKAAATAYPAYRSLSAAKRADFLDAIADELDALGDDFVATVTRETALPTARIQGERGRTSGQMRLFAKVLRRGDFFGARIDRALPDRQPLPRPDLRQYRIGLGPVAVFGASNFPLAFSTAGGDTASALAAGCPVVFKAHSGHMATAAFVGEAILRAAEKTGAPKGVFNMIYGSGVGETLVKHPAILAVGFTGSLKGGRALCDMAAARPQPIPVFAEMSSINPVILLPEAIKARGEKIAGELAGSVVMGCGQFCTNPGLVIGVRSPEFSAFLESFTAKMAEQQPQTMLNAGTLKSYVKGLEALNAHSGITHLTGAKQEGNQARPQLFKADVSLLLNGDELLQEEVFGPTTIVVEVADKTELLAAINGLHGQLTATLLTEPGDLAGSEELFALLEQKVGRVLFNGYPTGVEVCDSMVHGGPYPATSDARGTSVGTLAIDRFLRPVCYQNCPDALLPDALKNANPLGIARLVDGASSRDAL
- a CDS encoding TRAP transporter large permease — protein: MMEYIPVLMFALLFLFIFLGIPVSFSLISVSFLFGMFLFGDNILQQMYGSLLQASTNFALSAIPLFVLMGAILERTGLAQRLFNALQLWLGGFSGGLAISSMLMCGIFAASSGVVGAVEIVVGMMAIPAMSKYKYDRALISGTICGGGSLGAIIPPSVIVVVYASMAQLSIGQLFAATLFPGLLMLGLFLLYIIIVCWLKPSLAPAVPEMKATPLGEKLKITISALIPPLLLIAAVLGSMLAGIASPTESAAVGAFGAAMLAIWFRELTLSRLIEALISTIKITSMIMLIVAGGIMFTAIFAASGGGWLIGDFMEEMNFSPYVLILILMLMVFFAGMVLDWISLVLIFVPIFTPLVKAAGIDPVWFAVMFMVVVQTCYLTPPLAPSVFYLKSIAPPGYGYGVMYRGVLPFIAIQLLLFLLILAMPGIATWLPKQLF
- a CDS encoding TRAP transporter small permease subunit yields the protein MNTKWYNWPAQILLAVASSMALIMVLVMIYEVFARYALNSPTLWAFDISYMLNGCIFLLGCAYALKEETHVRVDFLSSRLKPAAQRWLNAAFYLLVLVPTIGGLTFVASRRAWHAFVSGEVEHVSPWAPVMWPFYLALAVGLAGLTYQLIVDAVLFIGNRKQPGTKEH